A region of Aneurinibacillus sp. REN35 DNA encodes the following proteins:
- the sda gene encoding sporulation histidine kinase inhibitor Sda — MHLLTDEALLDAYVKAMHLQLEQDFIVLLIEEINKRELHIPPH; from the coding sequence ATGCATTTACTCACGGATGAAGCACTGCTTGATGCCTATGTAAAAGCTATGCACTTACAATTGGAACAAGATTTTATTGTACTTTTAATCGAAGAAATAAATAAACGGGAGCTACATATCCCGCCGCACTGA
- a CDS encoding YraN family protein, translated as MRRTNKQRGAEGEALARKYLEDKGYEWQCSNFRVRTGEIDLIMKDGEWLVFIEVKTRASTKYGHGSEAITPLKQRTIRHTALEYIRGRQAECSSLSFRFDVVVLTYSCYNTVPEVWHLPHAF; from the coding sequence ATGCGCAGGACAAACAAGCAGCGGGGAGCAGAGGGTGAGGCATTGGCACGGAAGTACTTAGAGGATAAAGGATATGAATGGCAATGCTCTAATTTTCGTGTGCGCACAGGCGAAATCGATCTGATCATGAAGGATGGAGAATGGCTGGTATTTATTGAAGTGAAAACACGTGCCAGCACCAAATACGGTCATGGAAGCGAAGCAATTACACCTCTGAAGCAGCGGACAATTCGTCATACGGCACTTGAATATATAAGAGGAAGACAGGCTGAGTGTTCTTCACTTTCCTTTCGTTTTGATGTCGTTGTGCTTACGTATAGTTGTTATAATACAGTACCAGAGGTTTGGCATCTTCCGCATGCTTTTTAG
- a CDS encoding YifB family Mg chelatase-like AAA ATPase, whose product MFAKVYSATVLGIQGMPVEVEIDIANGLPYFEISGLAASSVREARNRVKSAVKNSGYSFPLQRLMVNLAPAYVRKAGSMLDVAIAMGILLASNQLRIDSRLVDWIFLGELSLEGKLRPLHGLFPMILAAKQAGFSGAVIPASCTEDVERTKLPILRVHTLQECAVLCSSPDEERLANAYTLAENPIFIGAESTRGGLGCFSDVKGQRHVKQAMEVAAAGAHHLSMIGPPGTGKTMLARRFPTILPPLDEERALIVDTIYSACGLLSERWKQAPYPPFRAPHTSITGVGMIGGGVSLKPGEISLAHHGVLFLDEWAEFSRHVLEALRQPLEDGQVTLVRQDAKLSFPSRVLLLTAYNPCACGFYRFETDKQSCTCSLQEIKRYWKKLSGPMLDRIDLQVEVPRVRLDEINETSMITSAVMRSRVQAAREKQAYRYRRTSFTYNSEVEGRFLEQYIPLSSSVRSWLSALYENSGISNRSYDKIIKLARTIADLEGSEHVAEEHVAEAFQYRMLEQKHWKE is encoded by the coding sequence ATGTTTGCCAAAGTCTACAGTGCGACGGTATTAGGGATTCAAGGCATGCCGGTTGAGGTGGAGATTGATATAGCAAATGGGCTTCCGTATTTTGAGATTAGCGGTCTTGCGGCTTCATCTGTACGTGAAGCACGCAATCGTGTGAAATCAGCAGTAAAAAATAGCGGCTACTCCTTTCCTCTGCAACGACTAATGGTTAATCTTGCTCCAGCATATGTGCGCAAAGCAGGCTCGATGCTTGATGTGGCGATTGCAATGGGCATTTTGCTTGCAAGCAATCAGTTGCGTATCGATAGTCGTCTGGTAGACTGGATTTTTTTGGGTGAACTTTCTCTTGAAGGGAAGCTTCGTCCATTGCACGGCCTATTCCCGATGATTCTTGCTGCCAAGCAGGCCGGATTCTCAGGTGCGGTTATACCTGCATCTTGCACGGAAGATGTGGAGCGTACAAAGCTTCCGATTCTTCGTGTTCATACGCTGCAAGAATGTGCGGTGCTCTGCTCATCTCCGGATGAAGAACGTCTTGCAAACGCTTATACTCTAGCAGAAAATCCGATTTTTATTGGAGCAGAAAGCACTAGGGGAGGTCTGGGTTGTTTTAGTGATGTAAAAGGACAGCGCCATGTAAAACAAGCGATGGAAGTAGCGGCGGCGGGCGCCCATCATTTAAGCATGATAGGACCGCCCGGAACAGGCAAGACCATGCTGGCCCGGCGTTTTCCTACGATTCTACCTCCGCTAGATGAAGAGAGGGCGCTGATTGTTGATACCATATATAGCGCCTGTGGGCTGCTGTCCGAGCGGTGGAAGCAGGCTCCCTATCCTCCGTTTCGTGCTCCGCACACCTCCATTACAGGAGTTGGAATGATAGGCGGCGGAGTATCGCTAAAGCCTGGTGAAATTAGTCTGGCGCATCATGGTGTTTTGTTTTTAGATGAGTGGGCGGAATTTTCCCGGCATGTGCTAGAAGCGCTGCGTCAGCCACTAGAAGATGGCCAGGTGACTTTAGTTCGGCAGGATGCGAAGCTTTCTTTTCCTAGCCGGGTACTGCTGTTAACCGCGTATAATCCATGTGCCTGCGGTTTCTATCGCTTTGAGACGGACAAGCAGTCCTGTACATGTTCACTACAAGAGATTAAACGGTATTGGAAGAAACTCTCCGGCCCTATGCTAGATCGAATTGATCTTCAGGTAGAGGTTCCGCGTGTTCGTCTCGATGAAATAAATGAAACAAGCATGATAACATCAGCGGTTATGCGGAGCCGTGTACAGGCAGCGAGAGAGAAGCAAGCATATCGTTATCGTAGGACATCTTTTACATATAATTCTGAGGTTGAAGGTCGGTTTCTTGAGCAGTATATTCCGCTCTCATCTTCCGTTCGCTCATGGCTGTCTGCGTTGTATGAGAACAGCGGAATTAGCAATCGGTCATACGATAAGATCATTAAATTAGCCCGCACGATTGCAGATCTAGAAGGAAGTGAACATGTGGCGGAAGAGCATGTGGCCGAAGCGTTTCAATATCGAATGCTTGAGCAAAAACATTGGAAAGAGTAA
- a CDS encoding EscU/YscU/HrcU family type III secretion system export apparatus switch protein yields the protein MKQPYERKSAVALRYTPGEAEAPRVVAKGKGFTADKILEQAKEHGVAVQQDPSLVQVLSNLELNEQIPVELYQVVAEVLAFVYQADQRSGRK from the coding sequence ATGAAACAGCCATATGAGCGTAAGAGTGCAGTTGCGCTGCGCTACACGCCTGGAGAGGCGGAAGCGCCACGCGTCGTTGCAAAGGGCAAAGGGTTTACGGCTGATAAAATACTTGAACAAGCCAAAGAACACGGTGTAGCAGTTCAGCAAGATCCTTCGCTTGTGCAAGTGCTCTCCAATCTGGAACTGAATGAACAAATACCGGTTGAACTATACCAGGTTGTAGCCGAAGTTTTAGCTTTTGTATATCAAGCCGATCAGCGAAGCGGGCGCAAATAA
- the sucC gene encoding ADP-forming succinate--CoA ligase subunit beta: MNIHEYQGKEILKQYGVVVPNGKVAFTVNEAVEAAKELDTNVYVVKAQIHAGGRGKAGGVKIAKNLDEVRTYAQEILGKVLVTHQTGPEGKEVKRLLIEEGCDIQKEYYVGVVVDRNTDRVVMMASEEGGTEIEEVAEKTPEKIFKEVIDPAVGLLPFQARKLAFSINIPNNLVNKAVKFMMALYQAFADKDCSIAEINPLVVTGDGNVMALDAKLNFDSNALYRHQDIMRLRDLDEEDPKEIEASNYDLNYIALDGNIGCMVNGAGLAMATMDIIKFYGGDPANFLDVGGGATAEKVTAAFKLILSDENVKGIFINIFGGIMKCDVIAEGVVEAAKQVSLDRPLVVRLEGTNVDLGKKILNESGLDIVAAESMADGAEKIVSLVK; encoded by the coding sequence ATGAATATCCACGAGTATCAAGGTAAAGAGATACTTAAGCAGTACGGCGTTGTTGTGCCGAACGGGAAAGTGGCATTCACGGTCAACGAAGCAGTAGAAGCAGCGAAAGAATTGGATACGAACGTTTATGTCGTGAAAGCGCAAATCCATGCCGGCGGACGCGGAAAAGCAGGCGGGGTTAAAATTGCGAAAAATCTCGATGAGGTTCGTACATATGCGCAGGAGATTCTGGGCAAGGTGCTTGTAACACACCAGACAGGCCCGGAAGGCAAAGAAGTAAAGCGCTTGCTTATTGAAGAGGGCTGCGACATCCAAAAAGAATACTATGTTGGCGTTGTTGTAGATCGCAATACGGACCGTGTTGTCATGATGGCATCTGAAGAGGGCGGTACGGAAATCGAAGAAGTAGCAGAAAAAACACCGGAAAAAATCTTCAAAGAAGTAATTGATCCGGCTGTAGGTCTGCTGCCATTCCAGGCACGCAAGCTTGCGTTCTCCATTAATATTCCAAACAACCTGGTAAACAAAGCCGTGAAATTCATGATGGCTCTGTATCAGGCGTTTGCTGATAAAGACTGCTCAATTGCAGAAATTAACCCGCTTGTTGTAACAGGCGACGGTAACGTTATGGCACTGGATGCGAAGTTGAACTTTGATTCCAATGCGCTGTATCGTCACCAAGACATTATGAGACTGCGTGACCTTGATGAGGAAGATCCAAAAGAGATCGAAGCATCCAACTATGATTTAAACTATATCGCACTTGATGGCAACATTGGCTGCATGGTTAATGGTGCGGGTCTTGCAATGGCTACGATGGACATTATCAAGTTCTACGGTGGCGACCCAGCTAACTTCCTCGATGTTGGGGGCGGTGCTACGGCTGAGAAGGTTACGGCTGCATTCAAATTGATTTTATCTGACGAGAATGTAAAAGGAATCTTTATTAATATCTTTGGCGGTATCATGAAGTGTGACGTTATTGCAGAAGGCGTAGTAGAGGCAGCGAAGCAAGTAAGCCTTGATCGTCCGCTTGTGGTGCGTCTTGAAGGTACGAATGTAGACCTTGGCAAGAAAATTCTTAACGAATCCGGCCTTGATATCGTGGCAGCAGAATCCATGGCAGATGGCGCGGAAAAAATCGTTTCCTTGGTGAAATAA